The Tistrella mobilis genome window below encodes:
- a CDS encoding ABC transporter substrate-binding protein — MATERSNRARRRMTAGTAAAAITAAVAVAAPAAASAEELVIATFGGSFAEDTKTCHIAAFEKATGATVAMKVGSSVQHAAAIRAMGGRSQFDVAYMDDSLATQLANEKLLSEIDTTKLGNAADLIPGAIPDNKRFVVFMLGATALAYNPEMMPEPPTSWTDLADPKWKGKIALGDVTGTSGMQFLLAMNRMHGGTIDNIDPGIAALKELAPSAVTFYTQADQIVSLFERGEIAMAPWYPDRVGSAADKGVKVAVAYPKEGAVGIRPTLSIPEGAPHADLAHKFVDVVLSPEGQACFAERKYAGPVNTKVELSDKVAKIVPTGEARDNLWFPDPQTVASNMPDWIRRWQREVTR; from the coding sequence ATGGCGACGGAACGCTCCAATCGCGCGCGGCGGCGGATGACGGCAGGAACCGCTGCGGCGGCCATCACGGCGGCGGTTGCGGTCGCGGCACCGGCTGCGGCATCGGCCGAAGAACTGGTGATCGCAACCTTCGGCGGCTCTTTCGCCGAGGACACCAAAACCTGCCACATCGCCGCCTTCGAAAAGGCGACCGGCGCGACCGTCGCCATGAAGGTCGGCTCGTCCGTGCAGCATGCGGCCGCAATCCGCGCCATGGGCGGGCGCAGCCAGTTCGACGTCGCCTATATGGACGACTCGCTGGCCACCCAACTCGCCAATGAAAAGCTGCTCTCCGAGATCGACACCACGAAGCTCGGCAACGCAGCCGATCTGATCCCGGGCGCCATCCCCGACAACAAGCGCTTCGTGGTGTTCATGCTGGGTGCCACCGCGCTTGCCTACAACCCCGAGATGATGCCCGAGCCGCCGACCTCGTGGACCGATCTCGCCGACCCGAAATGGAAGGGCAAGATCGCGCTGGGCGACGTGACCGGCACCTCGGGCATGCAGTTCCTGCTGGCGATGAACCGGATGCATGGCGGCACGATCGACAATATCGATCCGGGCATCGCCGCGCTGAAGGAACTGGCGCCCTCGGCGGTCACCTTCTACACCCAGGCCGACCAGATCGTGTCGCTGTTCGAACGCGGCGAGATCGCCATGGCGCCCTGGTATCCCGACCGGGTCGGCTCTGCCGCCGACAAGGGGGTTAAGGTCGCGGTCGCCTATCCGAAGGAAGGTGCGGTCGGCATCCGCCCGACGCTGAGCATCCCCGAAGGCGCGCCCCATGCCGATCTCGCGCATAAGTTCGTCGACGTGGTGCTCTCGCCCGAGGGGCAGGCCTGCTTCGCCGAGCGGAAATATGCCGGCCCGGTGAATACCAAGGTCGAACTCAGCGACAAGGTTGCGAAGATCGTGCCGACCGGCGAGGCGCGCGACAACCTCTGGTTCCCTGATCCCCAGACGGTCGCGAGCAACATGCCCGACTGGATCCGGCGCTGGCAGCGCGAAGTCACCCGCTGA
- a CDS encoding ABC transporter substrate-binding protein, protein MRTLWKQAALSAAATALLALSLPGGASAEDARNGGVLRMIAHPEPPTLMLGLNQQGPTQFVAGKIYEGLLTYGPDLQPRPHLAERWEISEDGLVYTFHLRKDVRWHDGRPFTAKDVVFSATDFLAKVHPRARGHFSRADKIEALDDHTVRMTLKAPFAPFIMGFETSSAPMIPAHIYEGTDYQTNPANQTPIGTGPFKLAEWKRGAFIRLERNADYWQAGKPDLDGLNFVIVPDAASRALAFETGEVDVLRGGDIEYFDVQRLAASDGVTETRAGYEMLSPTMWVQFNLRSAPMDDARFRRAVMHAIDRQFIVDNLWFGFAKPSAGPIASTTPFYDEKALVNYDYDLKKAEALLDEMGLKKGPDGVRATVRFLPLPYGETYIRLGEYIRQQLEQIGIRTETVATDHAGWAKRLGDWDYDLSLNLLYQYGDPSLGVERAYVSTNLVKGSPSANVSGLNDPEVDRLFREAAVATDRDTRASLFSDLQQRISEQAYFGYLIEVQFPTLYRSGIENLVTGATGLNGEMEDVRLPKR, encoded by the coding sequence ATGCGGACACTGTGGAAGCAGGCGGCGCTCAGCGCCGCCGCAACGGCCCTGCTCGCCCTCAGCCTGCCCGGCGGGGCTTCGGCCGAAGACGCACGCAATGGCGGCGTGCTGCGCATGATTGCGCATCCTGAGCCCCCGACCCTGATGCTGGGCCTGAACCAGCAGGGCCCGACCCAGTTCGTGGCCGGCAAGATCTATGAAGGCCTGCTGACCTACGGCCCCGATCTTCAGCCGCGGCCGCATCTGGCCGAGCGCTGGGAGATCTCGGAAGACGGGCTGGTCTACACCTTCCATCTGCGCAAGGACGTGCGCTGGCATGACGGCCGGCCCTTCACGGCGAAGGATGTGGTGTTCTCGGCGACCGACTTCCTTGCCAAGGTCCATCCGCGTGCCCGCGGCCATTTCAGCCGGGCGGACAAGATCGAAGCGCTGGACGACCATACCGTGCGCATGACCCTGAAGGCGCCCTTCGCGCCCTTCATCATGGGCTTCGAGACCTCGTCGGCGCCGATGATCCCGGCGCATATCTACGAGGGCACCGACTATCAGACCAATCCGGCCAATCAGACCCCGATCGGCACCGGCCCGTTCAAGCTGGCCGAATGGAAGCGCGGCGCCTTCATCCGGCTGGAACGCAACGCGGATTACTGGCAGGCCGGCAAGCCCGACCTCGACGGCCTGAACTTCGTGATCGTGCCCGATGCGGCCAGCCGTGCGCTCGCCTTCGAGACCGGCGAGGTCGACGTGCTGCGCGGCGGCGATATCGAGTATTTCGACGTCCAGCGGCTTGCGGCCTCGGACGGTGTCACCGAGACCCGCGCCGGCTATGAGATGCTGTCGCCGACGATGTGGGTGCAGTTCAACCTGCGCAGCGCGCCGATGGACGATGCCCGCTTCCGCCGGGCGGTGATGCATGCGATCGACCGCCAGTTCATCGTCGATAATCTGTGGTTCGGCTTCGCGAAGCCGTCGGCCGGCCCGATCGCCTCGACCACGCCGTTCTACGACGAAAAGGCGCTGGTCAACTACGACTACGACCTGAAGAAGGCCGAAGCCCTGCTCGACGAGATGGGGCTGAAGAAGGGCCCCGACGGCGTGCGCGCCACCGTCCGCTTCCTGCCGCTGCCCTATGGCGAGACCTATATCCGCCTCGGCGAATACATCCGCCAGCAGCTGGAGCAGATCGGCATCAGGACCGAGACGGTCGCGACCGACCATGCCGGCTGGGCCAAGCGGCTCGGCGACTGGGATTACGATCTCAGCCTCAACCTGCTCTACCAGTATGGCGACCCGTCGCTGGGCGTGGAGCGGGCCTATGTCTCGACCAATCTGGTCAAGGGCTCGCCCTCGGCCAATGTGTCGGGGCTGAACGATCCGGAGGTCGACCGGCTGTTCCGCGAAGCCGCCGTCGCGACCGACCGCGACACCCGGGCCTCGCTCTTCTCGGATCTTCAGCAGCGGATCTCGGAACAGGCCTATTTCGGCTATCTGATCGAGGTGCAGTTCCCGACCCTCTACCGTTCGGGCATCGAGAACCTCGTGACCGGGGCCACCGGCCTCAATGGCGAGATGGAAGACGTGCGTCTGCCCAAGCGCTGA
- a CDS encoding SDR family NAD(P)-dependent oxidoreductase — translation MARFSDRVVIVTGAANGIGAATVRRFLGEGARVVGVDLDDAGLAAVFEGAGQDGMAVAGDCTDPAVLGRAYMQAVDRFGPIDVLFNNVGQSARERAGPFHASEEGVWRFVMEVSLMTTLRMTRLVLPEMRSRGTGRIINMSSDGAFVGDAGIVDYAAAKMGVIGFTRALARENAGLGITVNAVAPGAIATRAHDRLTPEVVDRIKAQTPAGFVGVPEDVAGVVAFLASDDARYVTGQTLLIDGGRWMI, via the coding sequence ATGGCACGGTTTTCGGACAGGGTGGTGATCGTGACCGGTGCCGCGAACGGCATCGGTGCCGCAACGGTCCGGCGCTTCCTGGGTGAGGGCGCGCGCGTGGTCGGTGTCGATCTGGATGATGCCGGGCTGGCGGCGGTCTTCGAGGGGGCCGGCCAGGACGGGATGGCGGTTGCCGGCGACTGCACCGATCCGGCGGTGCTGGGCCGCGCCTATATGCAGGCGGTTGACCGTTTCGGCCCGATCGACGTGCTGTTCAACAATGTCGGCCAGAGCGCCCGCGAGCGCGCCGGCCCCTTCCATGCCTCGGAAGAGGGCGTGTGGCGCTTCGTGATGGAGGTCAGCCTGATGACCACCCTGCGCATGACCCGGCTGGTGCTGCCGGAAATGCGCAGCCGCGGCACCGGCCGGATCATCAACATGTCGAGCGACGGTGCCTTCGTCGGCGATGCCGGCATCGTCGACTATGCCGCCGCCAAGATGGGCGTGATCGGCTTTACCCGCGCCCTGGCGCGCGAGAATGCCGGCCTCGGCATCACCGTCAACGCCGTTGCCCCCGGCGCCATCGCCACCCGCGCCCACGATCGGCTGACGCCCGAGGTGGTGGACCGGATCAAGGCCCAGACCCCGGCGGGCTTCGTGGGCGTGCCCGAGGATGTCGCCGGCGTGGTCGCCTTTCTCGCCAGCGACGATGCCCGCTACGTCACCGGCCAGACCCTGCTGATCGACGGCGGCCGCTGGATGATCTGA
- a CDS encoding ABC transporter ATP-binding protein: MAKLTIDRLHKRYGDTEVVRDVSITVADGEFVSLLGPSGCGKTTILRMVAGLIEPSAGRIMAGDEDITRLPPHRRRIGLVFQSYALFPHLTVAENVAFGLKRQGVRGAELSSRVKEALALVRLDHLADRYPRQMSGGQQQRVAIARAVAPRPRMMLFDEPLSNLDAQLRDEMQIELKRLQGRLGITSLFVTHDQAEALSLSDRVCVLAHGVIQQFDAPEAIYARPANGFVASFIGRPNRLQGRVETAGPAGRVRIGPELILAAADPQVAAGGAAEIIIRQEAIRILGPEADVPHAVAGEIAFRSFTGARVQYVVKLAGGVEMIAETSSAGPGADLAPGAAVRLAIDPGQVFAMPAGGAA, encoded by the coding sequence ATGGCCAAGCTGACGATCGACCGACTGCATAAGCGCTATGGCGACACCGAGGTGGTGCGCGACGTCTCCATCACCGTTGCCGACGGGGAATTCGTCTCGCTGCTCGGGCCCTCGGGCTGCGGCAAGACCACGATCCTGCGCATGGTCGCCGGGTTGATCGAGCCCAGCGCCGGGCGGATCATGGCCGGCGACGAAGACATCACCCGCCTGCCCCCGCACCGGCGCCGGATCGGGCTGGTCTTCCAGTCCTATGCCCTGTTCCCGCATCTGACGGTGGCCGAGAACGTCGCCTTCGGCCTGAAACGCCAGGGCGTGCGCGGGGCCGAGCTGTCGTCGCGGGTGAAAGAGGCGCTGGCCCTGGTCCGGCTCGACCATCTGGCCGACCGCTATCCCCGCCAGATGTCGGGCGGGCAGCAGCAGCGGGTGGCGATTGCGCGCGCGGTGGCGCCGCGGCCGCGGATGATGCTGTTCGACGAGCCGTTGTCCAATCTCGACGCCCAGCTGCGCGACGAGATGCAGATCGAGCTGAAGCGTCTTCAGGGCCGGCTCGGCATCACCAGCCTGTTCGTGACCCATGACCAGGCCGAAGCCCTGTCGCTGTCGGACCGGGTCTGCGTGCTGGCCCATGGCGTGATCCAGCAGTTCGATGCGCCCGAGGCGATCTATGCCCGGCCGGCCAACGGTTTCGTCGCGAGCTTCATCGGCCGGCCCAACCGGCTTCAGGGCCGGGTGGAGACGGCAGGGCCGGCGGGCCGGGTGCGGATCGGCCCCGAGCTCATCCTCGCCGCGGCCGACCCGCAGGTCGCGGCAGGTGGCGCGGCCGAAATCATCATCCGGCAGGAAGCGATCCGGATCCTGGGTCCCGAAGCGGATGTTCCGCATGCGGTTGCGGGCGAAATCGCCTTCCGCTCCTTCACCGGTGCCCGGGTGCAGTATGTGGTGAAGCTGGCCGGCGGTGTGGAGATGATCGCCGAGACATCTTCCGCCGGCCCCGGTGCCGATCTGGCCCCGGGGGCGGCCGTCCGGCTCGCCATCGATCCGGGTCAGGTCTTTGCGATGCCGGCGGGAGGTGCCGCATGA
- a CDS encoding polysaccharide deacetylase, giving the protein MSFHPDGFPLFLTFDLDAETMWTARDPNNANRPILMSQGAYGWKVGIWRILDLLDRYGVKSTFFVPGLVMEQRPQVVEALLTRGHEIAHHSWSHAWIVNLTPEQEREEMEKGIEIIKRMTGRAPRGWRSPAAEFSPITMDLLVENGFDYSSNFFDDDSPYIHNHKGQKTKLVELPFRWVLDDAPFFQYSIILPGRTLQAPSAALEAWTLEFDTLYAEDRMMMLGMHPQLIGQPSRLKLLEGIIEHALKHPRVVIGRCDELVDAMRPGLEAAAS; this is encoded by the coding sequence ATGTCCTTCCATCCCGACGGCTTTCCCCTTTTCCTGACCTTCGACCTCGATGCCGAGACCATGTGGACGGCGCGGGATCCGAACAACGCCAACCGGCCGATCCTGATGTCGCAGGGGGCCTATGGCTGGAAGGTCGGCATCTGGCGGATCCTCGATCTGCTCGACCGCTATGGCGTCAAGTCGACCTTCTTCGTGCCCGGGCTGGTGATGGAGCAGCGCCCCCAGGTGGTCGAGGCCCTGTTGACCCGCGGCCACGAGATCGCCCATCACAGCTGGAGCCATGCCTGGATCGTCAACCTCACGCCTGAGCAGGAGCGCGAGGAGATGGAGAAGGGCATCGAGATCATCAAGCGGATGACCGGCCGGGCGCCGCGCGGCTGGCGCTCGCCCGCCGCCGAGTTCAGCCCGATCACGATGGATCTGCTGGTCGAGAACGGCTTCGACTATTCCTCGAATTTCTTCGACGACGACAGCCCCTATATCCACAACCATAAAGGGCAGAAGACGAAGCTGGTCGAACTGCCCTTTCGCTGGGTGCTGGATGATGCGCCCTTCTTCCAGTACTCGATCATCCTGCCCGGCCGCACGCTCCAGGCGCCCTCGGCAGCGCTCGAAGCCTGGACGCTCGAATTCGACACGCTCTATGCCGAGGACCGGATGATGATGCTGGGCATGCACCCCCAGCTGATCGGCCAGCCCTCGCGGCTCAAGCTGCTCGAAGGCATCATCGAACATGCGCTGAAGCATCCCCGGGTGGTGATCGGCCGCTGTGACGAGCTGGTCGATGCCATGCGTCCCGGCCTTGAAGCGGCGGCGTCATGA
- a CDS encoding ABC transporter permease: protein MVKLDRAASRLVKAVAVILAIACMNFVLIRMAPGDPVAVMAGEAAMTDQAYLDELRERFGLDRPVHEQLLVYLGNVATLDFGTSYRQGRPVADIILERLPATLVLTITAFVISLALGITAGVIAARRPGGWVDTVVSTLALAFYATPLFWVGLMAILLFSLELGWLPAFGMHGATPPAGGFAYTAEVARHLVLPAMTLGLFYTGVYARLTRAQMLEVQSQDFVRTARAKGLTEARVERAHVLRNALLPVVTMAGVQAGHLVGGTILVETVFAWPGIGRLAFNALLQRDYSVLLGVFLVTSTMVVVINLLTDLVYGLIDPRIRFER from the coding sequence ATGGTCAAGCTCGACCGCGCGGCATCGCGCCTCGTGAAGGCGGTCGCCGTCATCCTCGCCATCGCCTGCATGAATTTCGTGCTGATCCGCATGGCCCCGGGCGATCCGGTCGCGGTCATGGCCGGCGAGGCCGCGATGACCGATCAGGCCTATCTCGACGAGCTGCGCGAGCGCTTCGGTCTGGACCGACCGGTACACGAGCAGCTGCTGGTCTATCTGGGCAATGTCGCGACCCTCGATTTCGGCACCTCCTACCGCCAGGGCCGGCCGGTGGCCGACATCATCCTGGAACGCCTGCCGGCAACCCTGGTGCTGACCATCACCGCCTTCGTGATCTCGCTGGCGCTGGGCATCACCGCCGGCGTGATCGCCGCACGCCGCCCCGGCGGCTGGGTCGATACGGTCGTCTCCACCCTGGCACTCGCCTTCTATGCGACGCCGCTGTTCTGGGTGGGGCTGATGGCGATCCTGCTCTTCTCGCTGGAGCTGGGCTGGCTGCCGGCCTTCGGCATGCATGGCGCAACCCCGCCCGCCGGCGGCTTCGCCTATACGGCAGAGGTTGCAAGGCATCTGGTGCTGCCGGCAATGACACTCGGCCTGTTCTACACCGGCGTCTATGCCCGCCTGACCCGGGCACAGATGCTGGAGGTGCAGTCGCAGGATTTCGTGCGCACCGCCCGCGCCAAGGGGCTGACGGAAGCGCGGGTGGAACGCGCCCATGTGCTGCGCAACGCCCTGCTGCCCGTGGTCACCATGGCCGGTGTCCAGGCGGGCCATCTGGTCGGCGGCACGATCCTGGTCGAGACGGTCTTCGCCTGGCCGGGCATCGGCCGGCTGGCCTTCAACGCCCTGCTCCAGCGCGACTATTCGGTGCTGCTGGGCGTGTTCCTGGTCACCTCCACCATGGTCGTGGTCATCAACCTTCTGACCGATCTGGTCTACGGCCTGATCGATCCCCGCATCCGTTTCGAGCGTTGA
- a CDS encoding MarR family winged helix-turn-helix transcriptional regulator → MQTDPAPGPATDETDSQITPAGVGTAPGDPADFDTVGRGMARWRRERPDIDSSGKAVVGRILRLEGVILKAVNATLAAHGLKYPAYAILATLRVEGAPYRLSPSQLQQTMLFSSGGISNLLLRLEKDGLIRRTSDRNDRRSVIVELTEKGVALADAAMADHAATERHLIRMFTQDERGQLASMLARMLAVNADAPGYV, encoded by the coding sequence ATGCAGACCGATCCGGCCCCAGGCCCTGCCACCGACGAGACCGACAGCCAGATCACGCCCGCCGGGGTCGGAACGGCTCCGGGGGATCCGGCCGATTTCGATACCGTCGGCCGGGGCATGGCGCGCTGGCGCCGCGAACGGCCGGATATCGACAGCTCGGGCAAGGCCGTGGTCGGGCGCATCCTTCGTCTCGAAGGCGTGATCCTGAAGGCGGTCAATGCCACGCTGGCCGCCCATGGGCTGAAATATCCGGCCTATGCCATTCTGGCGACGCTTCGGGTGGAAGGCGCCCCCTACCGGCTCTCGCCCTCGCAGCTGCAACAGACCATGCTGTTCTCGTCGGGCGGCATCTCCAACCTGCTGCTGCGCCTTGAAAAAGACGGGCTGATCCGCCGCACCTCCGACCGCAACGACCGGCGCAGCGTGATCGTGGAGCTGACCGAGAAAGGCGTGGCGCTGGCCGATGCCGCCATGGCGGACCATGCCGCCACCGAACGCCATCTGATCCGCATGTTCACCCAGGACGAACGCGGCCAGCTGGCCAGCATGCTTGCCCGTATGCTGGCGGTGAACGCGGATGCGCCGGGCTATGTATAA
- a CDS encoding ABC transporter permease yields the protein MTLAPGRAVAVTAVLVVIFLQLPVVVTVLAAFSSTSYLTIPPQGLTLGWFAKVLSDPDYLSAIWLSLLLAVVSTTISLVLGVAAAWALHAKALPGSDAIASFLMAPLVFPSVVIGVALLQYVSLLRLYGGTGVLIAAHVVITVPYIVRAALSSLGGIDRSLDEAARVLGATGFEAFRLVTLPLIRPGLIAGALFALVTSLDNVPVTIFLLGPGQQTLPVLIFSSVEHGVDPSVAAVSTLMIVLTGLILFVAERRTGFHKFV from the coding sequence ATGACACTTGCACCCGGACGCGCCGTGGCGGTCACCGCCGTGCTGGTGGTGATTTTCCTGCAATTGCCGGTGGTGGTGACGGTGCTCGCCGCCTTCAGCAGCACCTCCTACCTCACCATTCCGCCCCAGGGGCTGACGCTCGGCTGGTTCGCCAAGGTGTTGAGCGATCCGGACTATCTGAGCGCGATCTGGCTGAGCCTGCTGCTGGCCGTGGTCTCGACCACGATCTCGCTGGTGCTGGGCGTCGCCGCCGCCTGGGCGTTGCACGCCAAGGCCCTGCCGGGATCGGACGCGATCGCATCCTTCCTCATGGCACCGCTGGTTTTCCCCTCGGTCGTGATCGGCGTCGCCCTGCTGCAATATGTCAGCCTGCTCCGGCTCTATGGCGGCACCGGCGTGCTGATCGCCGCCCATGTGGTGATCACCGTGCCCTATATCGTCCGCGCGGCGCTTTCCAGCCTCGGCGGCATCGACCGCTCGCTCGACGAGGCGGCGCGGGTGCTGGGTGCTACCGGTTTCGAGGCCTTCCGCCTGGTCACCCTGCCGCTGATCCGCCCGGGGCTGATCGCCGGCGCGCTCTTCGCGCTCGTCACCTCGCTCGACAACGTGCCGGTCACGATCTTCCTGCTCGGCCCCGGCCAGCAGACCCTGCCGGTGCTGATCTTCTCCTCCGTCGAACATGGCGTCGACCCCAGCGTGGCCGCGGTCTCTACCCTGATGATCGTGCTGACCGGGCTGATCCTGTTCGTCGCCGAACGCCGCACCGGTTTCCACAAATTCGTGTGA
- a CDS encoding SDR family NAD(P)-dependent oxidoreductase → MNRNRDFEGRRILITGGASGIGLATARMIAERGGRAAVLDRDRAALDRLDITGVTGHAADVAETAGVEAAVAAAADEMGGIDGVVCAAGIDHEEPLARITDAAWARSIGVNLTSPMLVMRAALPHLAAAGAASAVFISSAAGLVPLKGRASYCAAKAGVVMLAKSLAMELADQGVRVNAICPGAIDTPLFRTSWEPKPDPEATLAAIRRRYALERIGTPDEIAAAVLWLLGPEAGYVTGVALAVDGGRSFH, encoded by the coding sequence ATGAACCGTAACCGGGATTTCGAGGGCCGCCGGATCCTGATCACCGGCGGGGCCAGCGGCATCGGCCTCGCCACCGCCCGGATGATCGCGGAGCGCGGCGGCCGTGCCGCCGTGCTGGATCGCGACCGGGCGGCCCTCGACCGGCTCGATATCACGGGCGTCACCGGTCATGCGGCCGATGTGGCCGAGACCGCCGGCGTCGAGGCGGCAGTGGCCGCCGCGGCGGACGAGATGGGCGGCATCGACGGCGTCGTCTGTGCCGCCGGCATCGACCACGAAGAGCCGCTGGCGCGGATCACCGATGCCGCCTGGGCGCGCAGCATCGGCGTCAACCTGACGTCCCCGATGCTGGTGATGCGCGCGGCTCTGCCGCACCTGGCGGCCGCGGGTGCGGCTTCGGCGGTGTTCATTTCGTCGGCCGCCGGTCTGGTGCCGCTCAAGGGCCGGGCCAGCTATTGCGCCGCCAAGGCCGGGGTCGTGATGCTCGCCAAATCGCTCGCCATGGAGCTGGCGGATCAGGGGGTGCGGGTGAACGCCATCTGCCCCGGCGCCATCGACACGCCGCTCTTCCGCACCTCGTGGGAGCCCAAGCCCGACCCTGAGGCGACGCTGGCCGCGATCCGCCGCCGCTATGCGCTGGAACGGATCGGCACCCCCGACGAAATCGCTGCGGCGGTGCTCTGGCTGCTCGGCCCCGAGGCCGGCTATGTCACCGGCGTCGCACTCGCCGTCGACGGCGGCCGCAGTTTCCACTGA
- a CDS encoding ABC transporter permease — translation MIAFWTRFARHKGAVIGLVVLVALVALALLAPLLFPGSPWTMAGRPFAPPMTGGFLLGSDTLGRDLAAGIAHGARVSMLIGLVSTLVTVGVGVVIGATAGYFGGRIDDALMRLTELFQTVPSLIFAVVLVAILTPSIASTVAAIAAVSWPPVARLVRAEFLSLRGREFVLASRMGGQSDLVIICRQILPNAMAPIIVSASLMIATAILMESAISFLGLGDPDLMSWGYQVGAARTVIRQAWWMSFFPGVAIVLTVLALNLVGEGLNDALNPRLARRGRA, via the coding sequence ATGATCGCCTTCTGGACCCGTTTCGCCCGCCACAAGGGGGCCGTGATCGGCCTCGTGGTGCTGGTGGCCCTGGTGGCACTGGCCCTGCTGGCGCCGCTGCTCTTCCCCGGCAGCCCCTGGACCATGGCCGGGCGCCCCTTCGCCCCGCCGATGACCGGCGGCTTCCTGCTCGGCTCCGACACGCTCGGCCGCGACCTTGCGGCGGGCATCGCCCATGGCGCCCGCGTCTCGATGCTGATCGGCCTGGTCTCGACCCTGGTGACGGTGGGGGTGGGTGTCGTGATCGGCGCCACCGCCGGCTATTTCGGCGGCCGGATCGACGACGCGCTGATGCGGCTGACCGAACTGTTCCAGACCGTCCCCAGCCTGATCTTCGCGGTCGTGCTGGTCGCCATCCTCACCCCCTCCATCGCCTCGACCGTGGCGGCGATCGCAGCCGTCAGCTGGCCGCCGGTCGCACGCCTGGTCCGGGCCGAATTCCTCAGCCTGCGCGGCCGCGAATTCGTCCTCGCCTCACGCATGGGCGGGCAGAGCGATCTGGTGATCATCTGCCGCCAGATCCTGCCCAATGCCATGGCGCCGATCATCGTCTCGGCCTCGCTGATGATCGCGACCGCGATCCTGATGGAAAGCGCGATCAGCTTCCTGGGCCTCGGCGATCCCGATCTCATGAGCTGGGGCTATCAGGTCGGCGCCGCCCGTACCGTGATCCGCCAGGCCTGGTGGATGAGCTTCTTCCCCGGAGTCGCCATCGTGCTGACCGTGCTTGCGCTCAACCTCGTCGGCGAAGGCCTGAACGACGCCCTCAACCCGCGCCTGGCGCGCCGGGGGCGGGCATGA
- a CDS encoding ABC transporter permease, whose amino-acid sequence MIMRRRTGLGLVSPLMLVLIACFLAPVILMLPTSFREYLPGMGITPGSWTLDNYTQIVTDDYYREVVWRTFGLGLLVTAIALVIGYPLALMIARGPARWRVPLTLAVIFPMMLNLVVRSFGWIALLANRGLLNNLLIDLGLIDTPLKLMFNMTGVVIGLVHIYLPFMVLMLVAAIQAVPRDVEAAAATLGAGRIRTFFMVTLPLTASGILAGSILVFVLTISALVTPRMLGGATYRVLATVIYDEYMQLLNWPGGSALAFALTVTALVVVWISGRLAKRWGGLA is encoded by the coding sequence ATGATCATGCGCCGCCGAACCGGGCTGGGGCTGGTCTCGCCCCTGATGCTGGTGCTGATCGCGTGCTTCCTGGCACCGGTCATTCTGATGCTGCCGACCAGTTTTCGCGAATACCTGCCGGGCATGGGCATCACCCCCGGCAGCTGGACCCTCGACAACTACACCCAGATCGTCACCGACGACTATTACCGCGAGGTGGTCTGGCGGACCTTCGGCCTGGGATTGCTGGTCACCGCGATCGCGCTGGTCATCGGCTATCCGCTGGCGCTGATGATCGCCCGCGGCCCGGCGCGCTGGCGGGTGCCGCTGACGCTGGCGGTGATCTTCCCGATGATGCTGAACCTGGTGGTGCGCTCCTTCGGCTGGATCGCGCTGCTCGCCAATCGCGGCCTGCTCAATAATCTTCTGATCGATCTCGGCCTGATCGACACGCCGCTCAAGCTCATGTTCAACATGACCGGCGTGGTGATCGGCCTGGTCCATATCTACCTGCCCTTCATGGTGCTGATGCTGGTGGCGGCGATCCAGGCCGTGCCGCGCGATGTGGAGGCGGCGGCAGCCACCCTCGGCGCCGGGCGGATCCGGACCTTCTTCATGGTCACCCTGCCGCTGACCGCCTCGGGCATCCTGGCCGGCTCGATCCTGGTCTTCGTGCTCACCATCAGCGCGCTGGTCACCCCGCGCATGCTCGGCGGTGCCACCTACCGGGTGCTGGCCACGGTCATCTACGACGAATACATGCAGCTTCTGAACTGGCCGGGCGGGTCGGCACTCGCCTTCGCGCTCACCGTCACCGCACTGGTGGTGGTGTGGATCTCGGGCCGGCTTGCGAAGCGCTGGGGAGGTCTCGCATGA